The genomic DNA GATCCAAGGGAATACCGATCTGAAGCCCGGAATGGATGACCCTCGATTCCAGAATACATCCTCATAATGTTGTTAGTTTCGACTCACCGCCATTTCTCTGATTCTGACTCACTCAATTCTCCCTCTCCCTACcaaaaaatttttgaattttttctaCTTTTTATTGTTTGTTTCCTTCCGAAACGGACCGGCTTTTCCTTAAATTTACGAAAGCATCCATGTGCCCGTACGTGGCACTTTGAGCTAAGCCTGATGTAATTTAACTTTTCAAGTGAGGTCTAAAACGTCAATTGGATAtttaagaagaaaaagaaaagaaatgactTCCCAATTCCCAGTCCCACAGAATCAGAGTAATTCATTTCCAAGCAATAAGTTTTAGGGTTTTGAGTTCTGTTCTCTTGACAATGGCTGCGATTTACAGTCTTTACATAATCAACAAATCAGGAGGTTTGATATTTTATAAGGTATCATTTCTTTGAAACCCTTTTCTGTTTGTTTCTCGAGAATATTTGGTaaagtttttctttttctgaAGGATTATGGATCCAAGGGGCGGATGGATACGAATGATAGCTTGAGAGTGGCTAGTCTATGGCATTCGATGCACGCTATCTCACAGCAGCTATCTCCTACCACTGGTTGTTCTGGAATTGAGCTACTTGAAGCTGATACATTTGATCTCCATTGTTTTCAATCTCTTACCGGTAATTTTTTGTTTAGAAATATCAATTGTACTATTTTGCATACTGGGGAAATTTGAAATGCGAAAGTAGAATTGGAGAAAACTGATTTGCAGATCTGATTTTCCCACTCGGTTGACTGAAAGTTGTAGACTAGGATTGGTCAGCCATCGTTTGGATGTTCGTTGATTCGATTAAGGAAATTAATCTTGCCCTTTTTCCTGCTTAAAATACGAATATTGGGAGTTCTTATCATGTaagatgatgaatagaaaatgaaACTTTCtggaaatttatttttatataaatataggaAGCTTGAATAATTTTTTATGAACGCAGTTGGCAATGCTTGCTTTTACACTTTCTTGAAGCCTGAAACTACGGGACGAGAACTGTTGGCAGTGAAATACTTTTTATTTAATGCTTGTCGAGCAGTTTTTTATCCGTCAACTTGAAGATAGGATGATAGTATCAAAATATCTATTAGTCTAATTGTGCCATTAATGATAAGTATAACACTTGAGACCATATT from Gossypium arboreum isolate Shixiya-1 chromosome 9, ASM2569848v2, whole genome shotgun sequence includes the following:
- the LOC108456810 gene encoding uncharacterized protein LOC108456810; this translates as MAAIYSLYIINKSGGLIFYKDYGSKGRMDTNDSLRVASLWHSMHAISQQLSPTTGCSGIELLEADTFDLHCFQSLTGTKFFVVCEPGTQHMEALLKVVYELYTDYVLKNPFYEMEMPIRCELFDINLTQAVQKDRVALLGR